GCTCATAGTAATTGTTGATGTAATCGTTGCTGCCAACTACCAAATAATACAAGCATTTGTTGAGGTGCTGTTTGGCTGAAGACTCATTCCCGTACAAAGCCATTAATCGCGACAACGCGATCTCGTGATTTCGCAACTGTTGATCCATACTGATCCTATACCCCTACATGAATCATACCAAAGTAGGTTTTCTCTTcgcaaaattagaaaaaatgagTATGTTAAGTAGTACTTCCACCGTCtactaattttaagaaatgtactaTAACAGAAAGTGGATTGTAAAAGCTCATGAAATGTggatcctatttttatatactacttttttataataaaatgtgagtgaaaatgagttagtagaagtATGATGCTCTCTAATACAAATTATCTTGTTACGTAACatgtgaaaaatggaaaatagatCTCGTACCAGATGCTCTCCGGTGTCACTACGAATTCCGGCTGATCCGGAGGCGTAATTGACACCGTTGGATACATCGCCAGTATGTTGCACCTCGGCAAAAGGCGGAATGAAATCGCTGAAACCGATCATTTTAGCTGCAGcaataatttgttgtaaacCATCATAAGCTACGACAacgacaacaacaacaacaacgacAGTAACAAAGGGCAGAGGGCATCACCGAGAAAATCGGCCGAAGTGAGTCCATTGGTAAATCTCCCAGTAGCACCATAAGGGAAATCAACACCATAAGGAGGGTAATCCACCTTAGCTGATGTATTGAGGTTGTTGTTATTGCCACTATCCACTAAGGAAtcaccaaaaatgaaaaagcaaGGAAATGGTTGTGCACTCACTACCACCAATTTTgtaagaaaaaatgagacaagaAAAAATACTGGTATGTAATTACCAGCAAACGCCATTTTTGAGGAAGATACATTAGAGATTATAGTAGAGAGTAGTGTAAATAGGGACCATgacttttgaaaaaatataaaattactcTTTGCAGCTGGAACAGTGGTGGGATTGGTGTaatgatattattaaaatgcatacatatttttttattttgttagtcAATTTGAGGATTTTAACAGATCAAAACAATCATGTGAGACAGATTGCATCATTGCAAAAGGATGATTCTCATGGAGCGAGTTTTGTGCAACCAATTTCTGAAGCAAGATCACCcgcttattttttattt
The nucleotide sequence above comes from Salvia hispanica cultivar TCC Black 2014 chromosome 5, UniMelb_Shisp_WGS_1.0, whole genome shotgun sequence. Encoded proteins:
- the LOC125187835 gene encoding GDSL esterase/lipase At1g29670-like isoform X1 — its product is MAFAGNYIPVFFLVSFFLTKLVVVSAQPFPCFFIFGDSLVDSGNNNNLNTSAKVDYPPYGVDFPYGATGRFTNGLTSADFLAKMIGFSDFIPPFAEVQHTGDVSNGVNYASGSAGIRSDTGEHLGYRISMDQQLRNHEIALSRLMALYGNESSAKQHLNKCLYYLVVGSNDYINNYYEPKYYTTRRSYTPQQYATLLANKFSEQLKQLYNLGARKIGVAGLGPLGCIPAMVTKGTQGSLCVDAINDAVGLFNKELKVLVKQLSHDLPNSNFIYIGAMDFRPSELFAPGMRVLIEACCRVERSTGLCVRGGTPCAIRDIHFFYDHFHPTEIVNRVVATASYLDILKLMV
- the LOC125187835 gene encoding GDSL esterase/lipase At1g29670-like isoform X2, producing MAFAGNYIPVFFLVSFFLTKLVVVSAQPFPCFFIFGDSLVDSGNNNNLNTSAKVDYPPYGVDFPYGATGRFTNGLTSADFLAKMIGFSDFIPPFAEVQHTGDVSNGVNYASGSAGIRSDTGEHLGYRISMDQQLRNHEIALSRLMALYGNESSAKQHLNKCLYYLVVGSNDYINNYYEPKYYTTRRSYTPQQYATLLANKFSEQLKQLYNLGARKIGVAGLGPLGCIPAMVTKGTQGSLCVDAINDAVGLFNKELKVLVKQLSHDLPNSNFIYIGMRVLIEACCRVERSTGLCVRGGTPCAIRDIHFFYDHFHPTEIVNRVVATASYLDILKLMV